The stretch of DNA GGCAGTTCGATTATTCAATATCAGACAGGATATCTACATTTTTATTCGGGAAAAACAGGCATTTCAAACGCCTGTCCGAGGTGGCGGAAAAATATTATGAAGACACCTCAGGCAACAACAAATGACCTTTCTTTAAGATTCTCCCAGTAATCCGCCCCGCATCCCCTGCAATAACCACCCGAAAGAACAGAATCGGGATCGAATTCGGAAAGAACTCTTTCATAATCACTCTCCCCGGGATCAACTACGGTCACGGAATCTATCTCGTATTCCGGCATTATTTCAAATAATACATCCAGTTTTTCCGGGAACACTGCAATATCCTGCTGGTATTCAAGAATCGAAGAGATCGTTTTCGAACCGCCCGCCGGTGAAAAGAAGAACAACTTCGGATCGGACAATTCCTCAAGCTCAATCTCAGAAAAACGGTCTGAAATAATGATATGCCCTTTTATACCGCGATCTCTCTGCTCACGCATCATCTTCCTGTACACCTCGCACAGGGCTGAGATGAAATCCGCGTGATCGTTGAAGTAATAATCCTGTATCCCGAGGGAAGAAGGTGCGGGCAGTGCCATATAGCATCCTTTTCGTAATTTCCGGACCCTTTGGGCATCCAGCGATATATCATCCGGAACAGGATACGGTTCTGAGCAAAGACAGTCGGATTTAATTCCTCCGATCGATTCGGAGACCCTCGCCGAATAGTAAAGGCCACCCGTACACGGGATATCCACCTTTTTCTGGGCAAGGAGAGATTTTTCGAGATTATAAGAAACCAGATCGCACCGTGATCCCCTTTGTCCTGAAATCCATTTCGCAAGGCCTTTGGAATCGGGTTCGCCCATGTATTCCGAACCAAGAGACCGGAGGACAAGATCATATCTTCTTTTCATGAATATCAGATATTTATACAATTAATAGCTAAAAAATTAGGCATGAATAAATCCCCCGTTCTTGTGACCTGCGGGCTTCCATATACCAACGGCCCGTGCCATATAGGTCACCTCAGAACATACGTTCCTGCCGATTTCTACGTCCGTTTCCTTCGGCATTGCGGAGAGGAAGTGGTCTTTATCTGCGGATCTGACAACCACGGAACTCCCGTCGTAATCAGCTCCGAAGCGGAAGGGATCTCACCCCGTGAAATATGTGAGAGATATCATACTCATTTTTACGAGACTTTCAGGAAGATGGAAGTGATCTTTGACAGGTTCGGGATGACGGACGACCCCGCCAACCATAAGAGAACCAGATCGATTGTCACGGACCTGATAAATAACGGATACATATACGAAAAGACCGTCAGCCAGTGCTATTGTCCGCATTGCGAGATGTTCCTGCCGGACAGGTACGTCGAAGGCACATGCCCGCACTGCGGGGAGAAGGCAAGAGGAGACGAATGCGATCAGGGCTGCGGCAAGCACCTTGAACCCGGCGAAGTTCTGGACCCGGTCTGCAAGATCTGCGGGGAAAAGGCTGAGATGAGGGAACAGGATCACTTCTTCTTCAAACTTGGCGATTTCAATGATTTCCTGAAGGGTTTCCTCCCGGAACTGAAAGGGACGCTCAACGCGAGAAATTACGCGATGGGCTGGATAAACGAAGGTCTGCACGACTGGTGTATTACACGGACACTCGACTGGGGAGTCAAATTCCCGGGAAGAGACGATCTTGTCGTATATGTCTGGGTCGATGCACCGATCGGCTATATGGCGTTCACCGAGGAATGGGCGGAAAAGACCGGCGGGAACTGGGAACAGTTCTGGAAGGGAGACGCACCCATAACCCATTTCATAGGACAGGACATCATTTATCATCACTGCATATTCTGGCCGGCGCTCCTGAAAGGTTCTGGGTATTCGACCCCTTATTCAATAGTCGCCAGCGGAATGGTGAAGATAGATGACAGAACCTTTTCGAAGAGCAGGGGCTATGTCGTCTGGACCAACGACGATTATCTCGATCTCGGCCTGTCGCCGGACTATCTCAGGTATTACCTGCTGTCCTATACGAGCCACACGAAAGAGCTGAATTTTTCATGGAGAGAATTCCAGGCGAGGGTAAACAACGAGCTTGTAGATACTCTCGGGAATTTCATATACAGGACGGTCCACTTCGCATCAAAGAAGCTTGGCGGAATTCCGGATATCGGTGCCGACGAGGAGATCCTTGAAGAGATAAAGAAGAGAACCGCACTTGCAGAGTCTGCCGCAAGGGAGTACGAATTCAAATCCTCTATCGAGGAGATGATGGCTCTTGCATCGTTCGGAAATACATACATCCAGACCAATGCACCGTGGAAGATGATCAAAGAGGACAGAGAAGGAGCGGAAAAAGTAATCCGCAACTGCCTCCAGATAGTAAAGGCACTTGCTCTCCTCTTCGATTCGGTAATTCCTGAAAAGGCACAGAATATCTGGGAGCAGCTTGGTTACGTGGACAAGATTTCCGATCACAACCTATCCGAAGTAACGGACGGATTCAGCGGTACGAAGCTGAACAAACCGGAGATACTTTTTGAGAAGATCGAAGACGAAAAGATTGCCGAATACGAGTCGACCATGAATATGAGGGTCGAACAGGCAAAACAGAAAGAAAACAGAACAACGACAACAAAGGAAGAGAAGAAGATGATATCTATTGACGAATTTGCAAATGTAGAGATGAAGACGGCAAAGATTCTCGAAGCTGAAAAGATCGAAGGATCGGATAAACTCCTGAAGATCCAGGTCGACCTCGGCGATGAAAAGAGACAGATCGTATCTGGTATTGCCAAATTTTACAACCCGGAGGAGCTCATAGGTACCGATGTCATCGTCGTTACAAACCTGAAGCCCGCAAAATTGTTCGGTGTCGAGTCGCAGGGCATGATCCTTGCGGCAGGCGACGAGGCATCGCTTTTAACACCGAAACGCGATGTCTCTCCAGGGACGAAAGTTCTCTAAGAACTACTATTCTCTTATTTTTAGATTTAAACGGGCATAAGCCCCTGCGGGGCAGCCCTATGCTAAATTCGCTACGCGAATTTGCGCAACGGTGATAACCCGGCCTGGACTCTACCCGTTCGAAAGAATACATTTCATGAAACGAACCGGTGACCGAAGGTCGCCCTAGGTTTCGGAAGGGCGAAGCCCTTCGGTTGCCTCGGCCGCGAGAAGAACAATCCCAAAAATGGAGGTTGTCCCGGGTTTCGAAAGGGAGACAGCCCTCCGGTTGCCTCAGACGGGAAAATGGAGCCGGAGGGATGCTTGTCCATCCCGAAGGTGACCTATCGCCACAGAGGGGGTGGGTCGCAGGGAGGGGGAAACTTCCCCCTCCCTTAACCATGAATAATTCAACAAATCTAAGATCTTTCACAGCCCTTCAAAAAAATCATAAAAAAAACAACGGGCCTGGAGGGATTCGAACCCCCGACATCCGGGTTAGAAGCCCGGCGCTATGTCCAGGCTAAGCCACAGGCCCAAACAAAAGATTACCTTATATTATACGCCTGTTCAGGTTAATTAATCTTTTTTTTTCAAAAAAAATTTAGCCGGCATGGAAGACTGCCGACGGGAGAATGTCAACGACAGTCGGTTTGGCCCAGTACCTTCCGTCAACACCCTTCGCAATAGTGTTGTCAACATATTTTACCTGAATTCTGGCCGACATTCTCTCCTTTTCCTCGTAATAATAGGGATTGATATATTCGACCATTCTCTTCATGTTTATCGTTATAGAGAGAACCTCGACGATAATCCCGGGATCGCCCGAGCACACATCATCGAGATCGATATGCGTCATGAACACATGATCGCCGGGGAGAACATCAGTGAGAGTGATAATGTTATGGGCGCTCTGGAGTTCAAGAGTCCTCGGTTTTCCCTTCTTTAATTCCGCTATTACATTCGGGGAAATACCGGTAATTGCTGCAATCTTCATTCCTGCCACCCTCAACCGTACATTGGCAGGTGCTCTTTCTTAGGTACCTGCTGCTGCTCTTCCGTTTTCTGCACCTGTTCCGCCATCTTCTGCATGGTTGCCTCGATCTCTTCGGCCTGCTCCATCAGCGGTTTGACATCGACATTCAACTCCTCATATACCTTGTTAAGCACCTCAAGGACTGAAACTGCCGAACGTGGGTCCGGGGTGTTTACAGTTTCCCCGAGGAATCCAATACAGGGGATCTCAAGGGCCTTGCAATCCGAGAGTATGCTTCCGGGAACGCCGGAGATACTTCCCATCGAAAGGATCTCAGTGTGGTCCTTTATTTTTTCGAGCAGACCCTGTTCGGTCGCGACACCGAACACTCTCTTTTCCAGGGTATTGGTCACAATTCCGGCAATGACATTGATCTCCCCGACATCGTAGTCCTTCAGCCACTGGATAATCGTATTCGACAGTTCATAGCTGATTGTCGGATGAATCGGTATATCCGAAACAAATGCAAACATCGAATCCTTTTCATAAATTCTCAACGGGGCGTTTACAAGTCCGTCCATCATCATTACTATCGGCGGGAAGTACTTGCTTGTGATGCTCCCGACATATTCAAAACCTGCATTATCAACAAGATACTGCATAGAGATGCTGCCAACAAGACCGCTTCCGGGGAAACCGATAAGTGCTATATCGTGCTTGCCTTTTGAAGGCTCAGCTTTAATTCTTATATCTTCCATAAAATCCCCTAATTATCTCATTGGCGAAACAGTTTATATACATTCCCATAATGCACAATTCAAACGGGCAGAATTCGCAAATATCGCGATCTGAATAAATTAATCCGATGAAGGACAATAATACTGCATGCAGGAATACTCCATTAAAAGAGGTTTCAAAGACGGCCTCGAAGAAAGGATGAAAGACGGTCTTGAGAAATATTTCGACGCTGTCGGTACTGAAAAAGACGGACACTATGAGATAGAATTCGGATCGTTCAGCTGCCTTGAAGCATGGATCAACGAAAAAGGAAGCCTCCTGTGTGTCGACACACATTCAAGATCGGACCTATACGATTCATTCTCCGAAGACGAGGCCGACAAGATCGTTCTCGATACGAACAGGAGATTCAGGGACTACCTGGAGTACGTCACCGGCTACAACACGAAAGAACGAAAGAAGAAAGCAACTGAAGCTGTTAAAAACAAATAATCAATAATTTTTGTTCAAATTAATAAAATAAAAAAATTAAATTCATTCGATTACGATCGCCGGCTTGAACGGAAGCGCCTGCTGTGCCTTCTGGTGAGTGCTCTCCTCTGCAGGAACAATATTTAGAGGAAGACCAAACTCCTTTTCGATGAACTCTCTCGCACTTTCGAAGACCTCCTCCTCGTCTATCGAAACAGAAGATATTCTCTCGACAACCTCGGGAGGCAGACGGTGGATCAGGTTTGTAATCTGTTTTGCGGCATCTGTCGCACTCTTTCCACGTTTTCTCATATCTTCGTCCTTCATGATCTCAGAGATCACCTTGCCTTTGTTGTCGGCCATGGAAATCTTTTCAAATATACTGAACTTCCAGTCGGGGGAGATGAAAAGCGTGAGGCCCGAAGGCTCTATCTGGATCAGCTTCATGATCGAATCGATATCCTCGACCGTTCTCGACAGGAGCTCCTCCGCAAGCTCAAGGGACGGATCGATCAGTGACTCATCAGGTTCAGGCCAGGATGAAAACGCGACCTGCCCCTCTCCGCCGATCTCTTCCCAGAGTTTCTGTGCCGAGAAAGGTATGAAAGGTGCAAGCAGCCTGATCCATGAATCGCTGATCTTGTTCACGGCGGCAGACTGGCGGACATCGCCCGGGAGCCTCTTCCTGTACCACTTGAGATCCGACTCTATGGCAAAATATGCCTCCTGAAGCGCCTGGCGGGTCTGGAAAGAGTTCATTGCCGCAGTTGCGTTCTTTATATGCTCCTGCATCCTGGATATGAGCCATGTATCTATCGGGTATTCCCCGTCAGCCTCAAGGCTGTCTTCCACATTATTGATGAAGCGTTCAATCTGTTTTCTTGTCGATGAAACAAGCTCCCGTCTCCAGTCGAAGTCCTGCCAGGGTTCCGCACTTCCGACAAGGAACATACGAACGGTATCAGCACCGACTTCCTCCACGGCATCCTCAAGCAGGATCACATTTCCTTTTGAAGAGGACATCTTCGCTCCTTCAAGGAGTCCCATTCCGAAGACAACCATTCCCCGGGGCTGCAGTTCCTTCGGGAACAGCGCCTTGTGATGGAACAGCTGGAACGTAAGATGGTTAGAGATCAGGTCCTTTGCCGAGAACCTGAAATCATATGGATACCAGTATAGGAATTCGGACCTGAGATCCTCGACCGTCTCCTTGTCGAGAGGCAGACCTTCAGACGAGCCTTTCCCGAGGAATATATAATCGAATACCTCGGGGGTCAGCTTTGCTGCTTCGAGTTTTATCAGCTTGTGCGCAATCGTATAGAAGGCCATATAGATTGTCGAATCCGAGAGCGGTTCGACGAGCCAGTTCTTGTCCCACGGCAGTTTGGTTCCGAGACCTACGCGGCGGGTGCACGCCCAGTCGTTCAGCCAGTCTATCGTCCTGTCGAATTCGGCACGGACTTCGGCGGGTACAATATTTATCTCCTTAAGCTGTTCGTGAACAGCCTCTTTCCATACGGGATCGCTGTACTGCAGGAACCACTGGTCCTTTAAGATCCTCACATAGACCGTTCCGCCGCAGCGGCACATGACGTTGCGCACGTCAAACTCGTACATTACATGAGAGCCGTGCTGTTCCAGCATAATCTGGGAGAACTCTTCACGGGCAACCTTCACCGGTTTTCCGCCGTACTGGGGCAACATACGCCCGCCGGAAAATTCCGCACTGTAGACCTCCTGCGTAAGAGTCTCCATACCGGGATCGTTCTGGTCTTTTATACCCGATCTCTCAACTGCATCCCTTGCGGGGCACTCCCCGTAACCCTCGACAACAATGAGCGGAACGGGTTTTATGGAAGTATATTTCCCTGCGGACTGAAGATCCCTCAGGGCGATATAGTCGAAGGGAGCATGTGCCGGGACACTCATTACGATTCCGGTCGCCATATTGGGATCGACAAAGGTCGCAGGCAGTACAGGTACTTCTCCGCAGAACGGATTCGACACAGTCTGGTCGACCAGTTCCGAACCCTTAATTTCGCCAAGATCTTCTACGACATGATCCTGGAGACCGATCTTTTTCGCCGCCTCGGGAGAGAGAATCCACTTCTGGCCGTCCACCAGGACCTTCCTGTAGATGACATCAGGGTTTATCCAGAGATTTGTAACTCCGTATGTCGTCTCGGGCCTGAGAGTAGCGCACGGGATCAGGAAATCGTTCCACTTAAACATTATCAGTACGAATTTGACTATCTCCGCCTTCTCTCCCTCAAGCAGGTCGTGGTCTCCGACAGGGTTGTCGCACTGAGGGCAGTACTTTACCGGATGTGCCCCACGGACGACATGGTTGCCCTCCATCAGGTGAAGGTACTGCCATTCGATGAATTTGCTGTACTGGGGGTATACTGTAGTAAAGCGCCTTCTCCAGTCGATTGAAAGACCACAGTTGCGCATAATCCGTTCATATTCGCTGCTGAAATAGCGGACAATCTCGTCGGGATCAACGAATTTTTCCAGGACATCTTCGGGAACCCTGTACAGATCGCGGTACAGTTTGATTGTCTTCTCATCCCCGTTTGCGATTCTCCTCGAAATACCGATTACAGGCGTTCCGGTTACATGGAATGCCATCGGGAAGAGAACATGCTTACCACGCATCCTGTAATAGCGTGCGATCACGTCAGGAACTATATACGTCCTGCCGTGCCCTACATGCATCGCACCGCTTGGATACGGATAGGCAACATTTACATAGAATTTATCTGCTTCGCCCGGGTCAGCTTCAAAAATATGCGACCAGGCGTCCCTGTATTCTTTTTCATATTCACGCATGTCAAATTTCGCCAATTAAAACCAGCTCCGAATAATTGATAATAAGTTATTTTATACAGGCCTCAGCCTGATCTCTTCTCCGTCATTATACCTGCGTATCATTTCCTGTGCGATACTGTTGTTTTTGGACATATGGATCTCGCCGTCGTCATTTACCGTGGCGGTGAAGAGGTACTCCTTCCCTCCGAAAACATCCACGATCTTTCCCCTGTTCTCAGGAGAACTGACGATAAGATTCTTCCTGTCGATGCGGATATCGAGGCCGCCCTTTTTACCGGCGTCCCCTGCTGCAGGCATAAGAACGGGTTTGTCATAATCGGCCTCCTTCTTCGGCTGAACTTCCGACGAATATTCACTCATCGGCCGTATATCGATACCGATACTCAATTTATTAACAATAGAGGCGACGTTTTTCCCGCCCTTTCCGATTGCTGCAGGAACATCCTTGTCGTCGATATAAACGACCGCCTTATTCTCATTCTGCATGGAGACTATGATCTTTCCTGCAGTGAAACGGCCGATCTCTCTCTGGATCTCTCTCTCCACAAGCCTCATGGAGATATCTCCGCCTGCCGCTTCCTTCTCCGCTTCCGGCTGTTTTCCCGGTTCGGACAACTCGGTTGCCTTTTCAGAGATCAATATGGTCTCACCGTCATACCTGAAGATCTCGGACTCGACCTTTCCGGTGGAGTAATTGACGACCGATATTACAGGCCTTATCGACAGTTCGTCATCCTCATCAGGTATGAATTCGGGCACTTTGAAATCGAAGAGAAGGTCATAAACTGCTGCGATCTCACCGTCTTTTACGAGAACAATCGTATCGATCACCTGGTTGATTACACCGAATTCGACCCTTCCAAGGAATCTCTGCAGGGCATCCCCGGCATTTGTTGCGTGCACGACGCCCACCATGCCTACACCTGCAAGCCGCATATCTGCAAACACCCTGAAATCGACATTTTTCCTGAGTTCATCGAATATGACGAAATCCGGCCTTATCAGGAGCATGACCTCTGCGGTATTCTCCATGCTTCCTTCGAGTGCGGTGTACTGCGTAATTTTGTCAGGAACCTGGATATCTCTCGGTGCCTCCATAGTCTTGACAACAGAACCCTTTTCAGACAGGAATACCGCTGCACTCTGTGCAAGAGTAGTCTTTCCAGTACCCGGAGCTCCGGTGATAATAATTCCCCTCTTCCCTCCGGAAAGCTTCTTCCCGATAACATCGGCCATCTTGTAGTCGTTAAGCGATCTTTCGACGATGGGTCTTACCGCTGTAATCTCCATACCATCTGAGAACGGCCTCCTGGAGATGGATATACGCATCGAGCCTATCTGAACGATAGTTATACCTCTCTTCTCGAGTTCGATGAATCCGTCGGGATCTCTCTTTGCCCTCTCAAGTATCTCCTGGGACATGTGTTTCAGTTCATATTCGGAGAGAGGCTCTTCCCTGAGATAGATGATTTTGCTGTCGCGAAGCGTCCCCTTCTTTGCCACAGGCTTTGTTCTCTCTTTTAAAAAGACCGCCAGGGTATTCTCATCGAAATAGTTATCGATTGTCAGAGGTGAGAATTCCCCGATCTGGGGTTTTAGGTATAATACATTAATCCCCTTCGCTCTTGCAACCTCGGACTGAACTATATCCGATGTTATAAACAGGGCGTCTTCGTGCTCAAGAGCGACCTTTCGGATTAAAGCATCGATCTCTCCCCCGCTTGCCAGTTTTACCTGGTCAAGACTGGGTCTCTCGCCCACATATTTAATCTCTATAATCCCTTCTTCTGCCAGTTTTGAAAGTTCCTGAAGCTCGGTAAGACCGCTGAAACCGATTTCTCGACCCTGGTTTGCCTGCGCCTCCAATTCTGCTATTACGGCCTCCGGAACAATTATTGTGGCCCCTTTATATTCACCCGAATCCTGAATCATCGAGGTGATGCGTCCGTCTATAACGACGCTGGTATCTGGTACAAGTTTCATTAAAAAACCACCATTAAACTCATGTTGCTAATCATTAATTATACTTTTATTAAAAATCATGAAAAATAAAAAGCCGGAAATCTGCCGGACATATGGTTCCGCTGAAGTGATTCATCCGCCATTTACGGAGATTTTAATTTTTTGTCATTCTTTTTATAAATCAAACCAGGATCAAACATCTTTTTTGCCACCACTTCACCGTCTATTGTCCTGTAAAAACACTTTTCATAGCCTGTATGGCATGCGCCCTTTCCCTTCTGCCTGACCTGGTAGACGAGGGTATCCTCATCGCAGTCGACAAGTATCCTCACAATCTCCTGGACATTGCCGCTCTCTTCGCCTTTCTTCCAGATCTTTCCCCGGCTCCGGGAATAATAATGTGCATAACCCGTGGCAACTGTCTTATTAACTGCATCCTGATTTGCATATGCAAGCATCAGGACTTCCATTGAATCCGCATCCTGTGCAATTACAGGAACAAGGCCGTTATCGTCAAAATTTATTTTCAGCATTATACAACTCCGGCGATCTGCAATAATAAACTGAATATATCACCTATAAAAAACGTGAACAGGAATCCTGCCAGTATGGGAATGATAAACGGAACCCCGAAACTGATCCACACAGAACCGGCCTTTTTGTAGAGTTCCAGCTCTTTTTTGTATTCGGAAGGATTGTTCCGGAAATCCTGGGTATACATCCTCCTTTTTCCCGAGACCATTCTGCCGATTGATGAACTGAACTTCAGGAACTTCCTCTCGATCCGATCGCCGTTTTCTTCAAACTCCTCGATGATATACCCGAAATGATCAGTGATGTCCTTCCCCGGAACAGGGTAACCGATGAACATATACTTCAGCGGAGCCCTGTTCTTTTTAAGGACATTATAGATGAACAATCCCACAGGTACTGAAAGGTTCAACAATACCGCATTGAGCATTACGCTCATCGGGAAGAAGAATGTCACCTCCGGATAACCCCATAAGGGTACAACCGGGAAAAAAGGGATCGTGGAGGATATTATTATCATCGCCGTAGAATCGGCTCCGCCCCAGAGATGCATAACCGAGATCAGCTCGAGGAAGATGCAGAAGATAAACGAGATTAATGCAAATATTGAAAAAAAGTTGATATAGCCGGTAAAATAGCTGAATACCAGAACGGAGGAGGGTATTGATAATAAAAACCATGAGATATATGTCTCCGCCAGGATCTTTTTGTCGAGCTCGGAACTGTCGACCTTTTTGATATAAACAGTATATGCCCAGTCTAAAAAGAGTAGCATAAATGCAATTATAAAGGGAAGGATCGAGAACTGCAAAATATCGATCCCGGCATACTGACCGTAGTTGAGATAGTAAAAAATAATCACCAGAGCACCTGCAACTGCAATTGCAGGAATCCACGTCACAAACGGAACCCTTCTCTGTTTAATGTCCAGATATGAGGCATAAAATAATGTAATCGCAATTGCCAGTGAAGAAATAATAAGAAGTTCAGTCATATATCAAACATTAATTGTTTAACAAGACCTTATTTTTAGTGTTTATTTTTGAAATTATTCTGGTAATAGATATCTTCAAATGTGATTGTATCAGAAACCTTTCTATCTGGAATAGAATATTTCTGATTCAGTCCATAACCGGGGGGACATAAGGGCGGGGATTTATGGAAATAATTGAATTATTTGAAAAGGTTTTGAATGATGCCAATTATGCCGGTGAATTTAATTTTAGTGATCTCAACGGGATAATTGGTGAAAAAAAATATCATGCCCTTGCAGTTCAGACCAGGGGGAAGAGCACCTGCATACTGGTTTTTGTAAACGGCGAAGGAGAGGGGGCGATACAGGTTGACGGCCACGGGATGATGTTCGGGGATAAGGTAGTATATAATATTGATAAAAATGGTTCTTTCAGGTTATTTCTGATTGATAAAAACCTGGCGGAATCTATCTCTGCAAGATCCAGGATTTATGAAAAGAGCCATCTGATGGAGACGGAAAAAACTCGGGACCTCCCTGAATTTTCCAAATTCAGCCTGAAACCTGCAAAAATCACGCTCATAATAACACACGAAGGGCTCCCTGCAGAGGGTCTTAAGGTAAAAATATTCAGGATCGGAGACACCGGACTTCTGGATACCACATCCAAAGAAGGGCATGTCTCATTTGTCCTGCATAAAGGGAAATATGACTGCACAATTACCGACAATGAAAATAGGGAACATAAATACGAGATAATTCAGCCGGGAAGAGACGCAGTCATCAATCTTGAGATATAAATTGGGAGGAGGTGCAGCTGTATATGGACGATAAAAAGAATAATAAACATAAATTCGGATCATTATTCAAAAAGCAGAAATCCACGGATGATGCCGAATCACCAGGCAATACCGGATCTGCAGGGTCAGGATATGAGAAGCTGTTATTTGAAGAAAATGAACCTGAAACACAAAAAAATATTCCGGGCAGAACAGCAGATCAGGATTACGACGATCTAAGTACTCTTTTATCAAAATTTCAACCGGAAAAGAGGGAGAATAAGTCATCTCAACAGGAATCATATCTTTTTCAGCCCATCAATCCAAAAGAAGAGATCCAACCTGAGTCTTCAAATATAGTGTCTCTTTCTCTGGAGAAAAAAGATGATTTCTCAGATCTTCTGAATTTTAAAGAACAAAAAAAGGATGAGAGAACAGGTTCTTCCGGGGCGACGAATAACGACGGTTCTGCAGAGCTGAAAAAGATCTTTGAACTGATGAAAAGTTCGGAACAGCAGAGCGACAATCGCGAAATCGGACAATATGACAGCTCTACTTTATTTGAAGAAGAGGTTACGGATTCAATAAACGAACCTGTGATCGTTCCTGAGGAAAAAAAGGAGATCGCTGAAGAAGAGACAAAAAACTGGGAAGATATTATTCAGCCTTTCCAAACTCCCGGGATCTTCACCCAGAAGACAAAATCTTTTCAGGAGATTATCGACTCCGTTACAAAAAAACCTGAAAAACAGCCTGTAATCCAAAAGCCGGAGCAGCCCCCCAAAAATACAGAGGAACTGGCCACGGAGATAATTGCCGAAAAAGATATACCTGATAATAATCCGGCAAAAAAACGTCCCCAGGCTAAAAAGACGCAATGGTCTGAATATTCCGGCGAAAAAGAGAAGCCGGAGCAAACCCCTGAAAAAGCAGAAGAGCTGCCTGCAGAAATAATTGCCGAAAAAGAGATCACGGACAACAATCTGGCAAAAAAACGTCCTCAGGCTAAAAAGACACAATGGTCTGAAGATTCTGGCGAAGAAGAGAAGCCTGGAGTTGTATTAATCGACCAGTACGCCGAAGACTTTTCCGGGCTCATCCTTCCCGAAGGTGCTACCTTTGAGATAGAGGAATTCAAGATTAAAACACGAAAACCGGCTTTCGAGGCTGAAGACAGGGAAAAAGTCCTTTCAAGGATCGACCAGATATTTGAGAAGAAGATCTCTCTCCCGAAAATCGATGAGACTCTGGAAGAAGAAAATAAAAAAGAGCGTAAAAAGGAAAAGAAAAAATTATTCTCCAAGGTCAAGGATGTATCGGCCAAAGTTGACGAGTACGATCCTAATATTCACGGAAGCCTGGTTGATCTTGAATTCAGGGCGGAAGAGGGGATTGAAGACGTTGAACTATATCCGATCAACGAACCGTATGCATATGTCAGGATTACTTATGACAAAAATTCAAACGAATACCTCTACAATGTTCTCGAACCTGAGTTAAATGACGCCGAAAAGGAATTGTATGCCGAGATAGAACAG from Methanolacinia petrolearia DSM 11571 encodes:
- the metG gene encoding methionine--tRNA ligase, giving the protein MQLIAKKLGMNKSPVLVTCGLPYTNGPCHIGHLRTYVPADFYVRFLRHCGEEVVFICGSDNHGTPVVISSEAEGISPREICERYHTHFYETFRKMEVIFDRFGMTDDPANHKRTRSIVTDLINNGYIYEKTVSQCYCPHCEMFLPDRYVEGTCPHCGEKARGDECDQGCGKHLEPGEVLDPVCKICGEKAEMREQDHFFFKLGDFNDFLKGFLPELKGTLNARNYAMGWINEGLHDWCITRTLDWGVKFPGRDDLVVYVWVDAPIGYMAFTEEWAEKTGGNWEQFWKGDAPITHFIGQDIIYHHCIFWPALLKGSGYSTPYSIVASGMVKIDDRTFSKSRGYVVWTNDDYLDLGLSPDYLRYYLLSYTSHTKELNFSWREFQARVNNELVDTLGNFIYRTVHFASKKLGGIPDIGADEEILEEIKKRTALAESAAREYEFKSSIEEMMALASFGNTYIQTNAPWKMIKEDREGAEKVIRNCLQIVKALALLFDSVIPEKAQNIWEQLGYVDKISDHNLSEVTDGFSGTKLNKPEILFEKIEDEKIAEYESTMNMRVEQAKQKENRTTTTKEEKKMISIDEFANVEMKTAKILEAEKIEGSDKLLKIQVDLGDEKRQIVSGIAKFYNPEELIGTDVIVVTNLKPAKLFGVESQGMILAAGDEASLLTPKRDVSPGTKVL
- a CDS encoding DUF473 domain-containing protein — protein: MKIAAITGISPNVIAELKKGKPRTLELQSAHNIITLTDVLPGDHVFMTHIDLDDVCSGDPGIIVEVLSITINMKRMVEYINPYYYEEKERMSARIQVKYVDNTIAKGVDGRYWAKPTVVDILPSAVFHAG
- a CDS encoding proteasome assembly chaperone family protein — its product is MEDIRIKAEPSKGKHDIALIGFPGSGLVGSISMQYLVDNAGFEYVGSITSKYFPPIVMMMDGLVNAPLRIYEKDSMFAFVSDIPIHPTISYELSNTIIQWLKDYDVGEINVIAGIVTNTLEKRVFGVATEQGLLEKIKDHTEILSMGSISGVPGSILSDCKALEIPCIGFLGETVNTPDPRSAVSVLEVLNKVYEELNVDVKPLMEQAEEIEATMQKMAEQVQKTEEQQQVPKKEHLPMYG
- a CDS encoding DUF5611 family protein, which translates into the protein MQEYSIKRGFKDGLEERMKDGLEKYFDAVGTEKDGHYEIEFGSFSCLEAWINEKGSLLCVDTHSRSDLYDSFSEDEADKIVLDTNRRFRDYLEYVTGYNTKERKKKATEAVKNK
- the leuS gene encoding leucine--tRNA ligase, which encodes MREYEKEYRDAWSHIFEADPGEADKFYVNVAYPYPSGAMHVGHGRTYIVPDVIARYYRMRGKHVLFPMAFHVTGTPVIGISRRIANGDEKTIKLYRDLYRVPEDVLEKFVDPDEIVRYFSSEYERIMRNCGLSIDWRRRFTTVYPQYSKFIEWQYLHLMEGNHVVRGAHPVKYCPQCDNPVGDHDLLEGEKAEIVKFVLIMFKWNDFLIPCATLRPETTYGVTNLWINPDVIYRKVLVDGQKWILSPEAAKKIGLQDHVVEDLGEIKGSELVDQTVSNPFCGEVPVLPATFVDPNMATGIVMSVPAHAPFDYIALRDLQSAGKYTSIKPVPLIVVEGYGECPARDAVERSGIKDQNDPGMETLTQEVYSAEFSGGRMLPQYGGKPVKVAREEFSQIMLEQHGSHVMYEFDVRNVMCRCGGTVYVRILKDQWFLQYSDPVWKEAVHEQLKEINIVPAEVRAEFDRTIDWLNDWACTRRVGLGTKLPWDKNWLVEPLSDSTIYMAFYTIAHKLIKLEAAKLTPEVFDYIFLGKGSSEGLPLDKETVEDLRSEFLYWYPYDFRFSAKDLISNHLTFQLFHHKALFPKELQPRGMVVFGMGLLEGAKMSSSKGNVILLEDAVEEVGADTVRMFLVGSAEPWQDFDWRRELVSSTRKQIERFINNVEDSLEADGEYPIDTWLISRMQEHIKNATAAMNSFQTRQALQEAYFAIESDLKWYRKRLPGDVRQSAAVNKISDSWIRLLAPFIPFSAQKLWEEIGGEGQVAFSSWPEPDESLIDPSLELAEELLSRTVEDIDSIMKLIQIEPSGLTLFISPDWKFSIFEKISMADNKGKVISEIMKDEDMRKRGKSATDAAKQITNLIHRLPPEVVERISSVSIDEEEVFESAREFIEKEFGLPLNIVPAEESTHQKAQQALPFKPAIVIE